TCCAGGCTAACGAGCTGCTGCTGAGCGGCAGGAAGTTGACCGCTCTAGAGGCGTGCTCTAAAGGGTTGGTGTCTCAGATTCTGTGGCCTGGAACCTTCAACCAGGAGGTGATGCTGCGAATCAAAGAGCTGGTCGCCGTGGACCCGTCGGTCAGTTCAGCACATATTCATGTCTATTTATTCATGCTATGCCTGCcctgaactcactcacatgtgctgccCCTGATGACAGAATGGTCCAAGAATAGCACGacatgttgaaattgttgttaaaaaaagtGCCGATATTGATTTAGCAGCAGGGACTTTACCCCGagaattacatttaatttaccgttggtgttttagttgtttgttCATACCTCACTGCAGTGCTTCCTGACCTTTTTTGGaatgtgaccccattttaatatcacaagtTTCTGTTGAACCCCAAAGACTTGCTTTTCCTTCTagaatttttgatcatgtttatttctGTGTTACAGAGAGTAGCCATGATTAGTGAAcgtttatattatattatttatgtatttattatatatatatattgattatAGAAttgtatttgagaaagtgaaaatatagaatacagtcatttaagattgtgtgttcttttaattttgaaagaataatttaaaaaaatttcaattactagacatttcaggcgaccccaggTTGTAAAACcctgccttactgcattttgttttgatatactttctgtgtgtattttaagTTTCTGTCTAACTACTATATTGCgtgtactacgaagctagattaaCTCTTATCGCGCTTACTtttgggatttaatcagtgtgttctggactacgaagctggctAGCGTCTTACGAAGCTGGCTAGCGTCTTACGGAGCtcaatcaccatggtaacttgggctgaatgactaacctggccgggaccaggttttgttttaggtaagatctgagcgagtactaaagtcctgcctcctgaccaatcagatctcttagaaaacgacctgtccaataaaaggaggatcgttgcgtgaacacgtctctgtgtggatctgatgcgACGCTGACAGTAgggagaatatttagacattgattaaatcttttcatttaccgatgacatcctatcggaaatagagatttttatcagatggactgataaagtaaaataagtcggctgataaagcctgcatgcatcgggcgctttcagatcgattaattaattcaatcattaattaattcatgtattctgggGTTATGCAAAGAGCCTCAGTGAAAGTGATCAGTGTCTGTTTtccgtttataatctcactaatttaagcatgaACATTAATCAGTTCTTGCATTGTcctttctgcttttactgcgACAACATTGTTaattttggtctgaattatcgattttaattcatatttttaaagaattattcctcaattgtaacgtaagttgctctccagtttctctgtgattggtctgacactgtAATCCCCTCCTCTGTCACTAGAGCGCACACATAGCCAGACTGAAGTCACCTGGGTTAATTTAGTGAGTTGTAATCTAGTTTCGTAGGACAGCATCTgtctgatggagaatgtttggttaggtgaagcccgctaacggagataaatccagaaTTAAATTATCTATCTTCGTAGTATAGGCCCTAAAGGCTTAGTGttatcttgtttattttgttgacgACTGATATACTGAATAAACAGGTCACATTGAATGACCAAAGCCTTCTCTCTCTCCTTTGTTTCCTCTGTCCGTGCTTTCCTGTGCTGCAGGTTCTGAGAGAATCCAAAGCTCTGATGAGGAACAGTACCCGCAGTGCCCTGGAGCAGGCAAACGAGCGAGAGTGTGAAGCCCTAAAGAGAGTGTGGGGCTCGTCACAGGGCACGGACTCCATCCTACAGTACCTGCAAAAACAGACGGACGTTTTCTAAAAAGCAGCGTGGGAACACAGAGCGGAGCGTCTCATTGGTTGCTAGCTGGGAGTGGACTAGCCTTCATTGGACAGGAGACACTGAAGGTCCAGTGGAGGGTTCTGCTGATATGCACAGAGCACATCGGTGTGTCTTGATAATACTATATTTCAGACAAAGCAGTAGACGTAAAACCCTGAGGGTAACACCATCTGAAGGAATGTTGCAGGTGAAGCGTCTTCAATGGCAGATTATCTGTTGAACTTTTATTATGTGCGTTGTCCCACGTGTCACCTGTTGTTGTCCCCGACGAGACCAACCAATGAATTTGAATCATGAACTGTGATGTAAGATGTCGAACTACAAGTTAAGTTAGGTCCACCCCTCTGTCTGACTGATTTCATATATGGCTGTTCTGCTTTTCACCTTTGGTCCATTCATGAATTACAGGCTTGAGTCCATTAACTGTGCACTCTGTCCACATGCTGCTAAATTAACTATGTTTTGGATCTGTGTCATGTTTTTACATTATCGTCACGATAGGGGAGTTTGTTTCTTTCACGTTGCTGAGTGAGATATTTAagagggtggggggaggggggaatTTACCATAAAATGAGTGTGAGCTGTTTAAGAGATGATCCGTGTTATTTCTGTTGAGCTATCCCAGCTGAAGTCTACCATATGCCTGCATAGTTCTATTATGACGCTgtcaaaatgatataaaatatatatttcatgaAACTCCAGACTGGCTTGTCTATGTACCGATGCACCTACAGACGTGTTTATAAGCTTATAGTTCAAAAAGGTAATAAGTTGGTTGaacgatttttaaaaaaaaatgttaatgttaatttttATAAAAAGATGTTGGCTAGAAGTAGGTAAAAGATGCCAACATGTCCAGGCAAATTAAgtcaatttaaattattttattgaatcgtatcagttttggttatttttctttcaattttaaataaactaaattactTGCCATTTCATGTTGAAACTGACCTTTATGTACCTGGAGTTAAAAAGAACAGTTTTCTTTCTTCTGGATTTTAATGCACTGTATCATACTTATAGACATAATTACTGTAagtcatttagtttttcattgtttgcgGTATGGTATAATTTATAACTCCCTAATCAGTTTCAATCAAATGAATCAATCTAATCTCTAATGCTtaagtcctgcatgttttatacTGTATGCCGCCAACACACCAGAATCTAATGATGTCGTCATCTTACAGCGCTAAAGAAAGCCTGATAATAATCagcagtgatggaccaggggagcatctaaaacatgcaggacaggggcTCTCTAGGACCACACATGGGCTGAATACTGCTCTAAATTAATCTAATTATCAGATTTCTGATCACAATGCTGTAGGAGGAAGATAAAATGTTCTAAATCAGAGATGAATTAGTTGTatcttattttaataaaataaattcttccctattttaaaaaaaaaaaaaaaacatttctcaaCAAAAATTGTCCGGCTAAATCTAGACCACCGTCAGAGGTTCACGTGTCAGGGGGGGCAGCTGTCGTAAGCTCCCGTGGCGAGGTGGAGGTGATAAGTGCCGTCATGATGCATCAGCAGCGTATACAGGTTCTCTCCTCCTTTCAGGACTCCGTGTTCATTCGCTCCCCACGACACTGGACTGTCAACAAAACCGTGAACTGTCAGCGACACCCAGGACCCGAGCCGGGATTGTTCCAGGTAACATCTGCAGAAAAGAGTCCAGCACAGTTAAACTGACCCGTTACATGTtctctacatcagtggttctcaaccttttcagcccctgacccccaaaataaaggtgccagagacccccccactgtatctgaagaATTAAAGAACAGGCATGTGGAGACAGGTCCATCGACCGTGGCTCAGTactagagtgggttgtccagtgaccgaagggttggggttcaaatcccgctctaaccgagtcattgtcgttgtgtccttgggcaaggcactttacccacattgccttgtataagtgagtatgaattgtccatgtatgttggtggtggtcagaggggccgtaggcgcgaaatggcagccacgcctctgtcagtctgccccagggcagctgtggctacattgtagcttaccaccactggtatgactgtgaGTGACTAGTGTGAACGAATAGTGGTAGGATTTTAGTTTATATTCTTAATTTGTTTTCTAAAAATTACAGTGTCAGGAAATTGTAGCCCTTGGACAAACGTAGTTATATACCCCTGATGCAAACTGACCTGAGCTCGCTAATGAGCCGCTGGATGTCCTGGGGCGTTAAGAAGCCACAAACTGAGACCCTGAGGGCACTACTGAGTGTCATCTTTGGTTCAGGACAGACCAGAGTGGACACAAAGTCACAGGATGAATCCCTAcagcaaaatataaaaacaagtcAACTGGCAGCTCCAGATGTGTTCAGCAGTCACACTGTCAATGTCTCACCAGCTGATGTCAGCATCCACTGCACCGAGCCACTCCAGCAGGCTGTGAGCATCGGAAGGATCACATGACTCCAGGACAGGACAGGACAGGTCGGACAGACGGCACTGGCTGATTGTTGGTCTGTGTTCTGAAGACGCATACCGAGACAGGAGGGACTGcagagaagccccgccccctgtgaaAGAGATGGCATGTGAAATGAAAGATCATGGGTAACACACACAGGTACCTACCTGTGTGTAGTAGCACTCACCCGGATGATGCAACAGTAGGAAGTCCATCTGCAGGTTGAGGCGGCTCTTCAAACCTGAGACTAGCCTCAGATAGCCCGAACCACCAGGAGCCATGCAGCTGGACGTCAAGTCAACAGATACGACTGCAGCACACAGAGGTGCACACATTTAGAGCTCTGGAGCACAGTATAAAATTTAGAAATCAGATTGCAATGCAAAGATCCAGACAGTCTGGCTTTGATTAGAGGACAAAGCTTTTAATAGCTTAAAATGTATTACTGTCCAACTGCTAATCCTCTGGCCTAGAGATTTAAACCAGAGATGAGCAACTGATGAGGCCTTCTGTCTAGTTTTGTGTGGCActcaaaacaacaccaatggacaactaaaatacacaaaaacatacaaaattacttcaaaaacacacaaatgttcaactaaaatgcacaagatgactccaaaaacctacaacacgacaacaaaaacacacaatttcacaataaaaatacccaaaaatacacaaaacgacaacaaaaaaacacaaacccccTTGTTTTAGCCTGTATTATTGCTCAAATtggttattttttctaaatgctgacatgaatattgatgaTGTGGCCCTTTTGTCAGATGCCTTCACATTTTTCTTCcaccactgtgataaaagttggccATATCTGCTTTAAACAAAGGCtgaacaaaataatttatttggcTAGAATGGAAAAGTTTCTTTGTTTACTGAAACAGTTTAATAAACATGCCTGAAGGTTCTCAGTCAACCATGTCGTGATGATTCTGGTAGCTCAGTTGAGGCTTCCTTAGTTCTAAAACTAGTTAAAAGACTCTTTTAGTCAGTTTCAGAAATGAAGAAGTGTCTTAGATGAGAGGTGAAGCGTTAAGAGCtactttgtgttgttttctcttttgtttattgtggtttgtttttctctACTTATTGTAATGTTCACCTCTCAGTACTGTGACCGACAGCATTGGTTGATTGTATGCTAATAAATTACCCGGTCtggacatttatttttatatagtaagtttgtttgtttttctgttattattgaaaaaaaaaaaaaatacatttctgacCAAATCTGCTTTTGACTCTGTGGTTGAATCTTGATGGTTTTCCTTCAAACCCTAATAACTCAAAGGAGTCCTTGTCCAAAGAGAGGAGCAGGCGTCctgcagacaaacagacagtCAGTCAATTAGCTCCTATTAGGCCAATCGACGGCTTGTTTTATTGAGCAGGAAGTGATGCAACACACTGGGGTTTACCATTTGGCATCAGAGCGACACAATTGTCTTCATCAATCCGAGTTCTGTAGGACAGAGCGTACACGCAGCCTAAAAAACACAGAACGTTCTCAACTGACACCAAATATCACCACTTAGTACAAACACTAGACCCAGACTGAGACTAGTTCAGTTTGTTTGGTTAGAATATTgtcaataaaacacatttataatcatttaacagtttaactgTACCTCAATCTTtgaattgattaaaaacaaccACCTCTGCACATAGAATGtgtctaaaataaataattcatgtgGAAACTTAAACTAGACAAAACCTTCCTTTAcagagaaaatgtaaaaatgtgaaaagtgtGAATGCAGAAATGCAGAAAACCTATAAAGTAAAACTTAGAAAAATACAGGACAGGGTTGTCTCAAATATTCTAAAGGTTGGGCTACCATGATCGGTAAAATCAGACTAAAAGTGGGAGATTAGCAATAGTTTGTGCATTCTCACAATAAATATGAAACTGCTTTGcaattagattaaacatttctCATCAGGAGGGAAACGAAAAACTGTGCTCCAAAAGTAAAAACAGACAGCGTTcatatgcattaaaaaaaaatcccctccaaaataaaagcccaatATTGACTTCTATGTCATGCCAATATCAAGGATTAACTAAACACAGGACTGTGACACACCAGTTAAACTAAACTCAACTGTACAGAGCCCTTTAAGGCAGCCATAGCtgg
This portion of the Gouania willdenowi unplaced genomic scaffold, fGouWil2.1 scaffold_228_arrow_ctg1, whole genome shotgun sequence genome encodes:
- the rpp40 gene encoding ribonuclease P protein subunit p40 isoform X2 gives rise to the protein MSEELTQTPRHLLVCERSSFQDEKNRLSTQVEMLHFNYKVSVLLPECSSAPSQLDSVLNSFTSFYLIKNLPVHELLDQHFLQTAVFQVVSVDLTSSCMAPGGSGYLRLVSGLKSRLNLQMDFLLLHHPGGGASLQSLLSRYASSEHRPTISQCRLSDLSCPVLESCDPSDAHSLLEWLGAVDADISWDSSCDFVSTLVCPEPKMTLSSALRVSVCGFLTPQDIQRLISELRCYLEQSRLGSWVSLTVHGFVDSPVSWGANEHGVLKGGENLYTLLMHHDGTYHLHLATGAYDSCPP
- the rpp40 gene encoding ribonuclease P protein subunit p40 isoform X1, translating into MSEELTQTPRHLLVCERSSFQDEKNRLSTQVEMLHFNYKVSVLLPECSSAPSQLDSVLNSFTSFYLIKNLPVHELLDQHFLQTAVFQGCVYALSYRTRIDEDNCVALMPNGRLLLSLDKDSFELLGFEGKPSRFNHRVKSRFVVSVDLTSSCMAPGGSGYLRLVSGLKSRLNLQMDFLLLHHPGGGASLQSLLSRYASSEHRPTISQCRLSDLSCPVLESCDPSDAHSLLEWLGAVDADISWDSSCDFVSTLVCPEPKMTLSSALRVSVCGFLTPQDIQRLISELRCYLEQSRLGSWVSLTVHGFVDSPVSWGANEHGVLKGGENLYTLLMHHDGTYHLHLATGAYDSCPP